The DNA region GGCCATCGACTTCGCGGTCCAGCCGCCGCGCACGTCGGGCAGGGTGGCGGCGTCGCCGCGCAGGGCGTGCGGGAGCACCCGCTTGGTGCTGGTCCAGCGCTCGCGCGCGGTGCCGGACGGGAACGCGCCCTTGACCAGGCCGGGGACGGCCACCACGTCCCACTCCAGGCCCTTGGACTTGTGCGCGGTGAGCACCTTCACGGTGTCCTCGCCGCCGGGCAGGCTGCTGTCCAGGCCGCGCTCGTACTCCTGGGCGGCGCGCAGGAAGCCGAGGAAGGCGGCCAGGCCCGGGTCGCCGTCCAGGTCGGCGAAGGAGGCGGCGACGTCCAGGAAGGCGTGCAGGGTCTCCCGCCGGCGGGCGGCCAGCGCCTGCGGGGAGGCGGCGAGTTCGACCTCCAGCCCGGTGACGGTCAGCACCCGGTGCAGCACGTCCATCAGCGGGTCGGCGAGCGAGCGGCGCAGTTCGCGCAGTTCGGCGGCGAGCCGGGCGAAGCGCACCCTGGCCTCGGCGGAGAACGGCAGGTCGTCCGGCTGGTCCGCGTCGAGGAAGGTCTCCACCGCGTCGGCCAGCGAGACCACCTCGGTCGGGTCGGCCTCGGCGACGGCCGCGGCCAGCGCCTCCACGCCCTCGGGCCGCTCGGTGCGCACCAGGTCGGCGGCCCGGCGGCCGAGCAGGGCGAGGTCGCGCGTGCCGATCCGCCAGCGCGGGCCGATCAGCAGGCGCACCAGGGCGGCGTTGGCGGTCGGGTCCTGCAGCACCTCGCAGACCGCCACCAGGTCGGCCACCTCGGGCAGTTGCAGCAGCCCGCCGAGGCCGACCACCTCGACCGGCACCTCGCGGGCGACCAGCGCGGCGTGGATGTCCGGGAAGGCCGCGCCCCCCCGGCACAGTACGGCGATCCGGCCGGGCGCGGTGCCGGTGCGCACCAGGTGGGCAATCGAGTCGGCGAGCCAGTCGACCTCCTCGGCGTGGGTGGGCAGCAGCGCGGCCCGCACGTAGCCGTCCTGTTCGGCGCCGGGGGCCGGGCGCAGCGCCTCGACGCCCTCGTGCACGGCGCGCAGCGGGGCGGCGAGTTCGTTGGCGAAGGCGAGCAGGCGCCCACCGCTGCGGCGGTTCTCGCTGAGCGCGTAGCGGTCGGCGGGGCGGCCGTCGGCCCGGGGGAAGTGCCGGGGGAAGTCGTCGAGGTTGGCTACGGAGGCGCCGCGCCAGCCGTAGATGGCCTGGCAGGGGTCGCCGACGGCGGTCACCGGGTGGCCGGCCCCGGCTCCGAAGAGGCCGGCCAGCATGAGGCGCTGGGCGACGGAGGTGTCCTGGTACTCGTCCAGCAGGACGACCTTGAACTGGCCGCGCAACAGGGCGCCGACCTCGGGGCGCTGCTGGGCGAGGCGGGCGGCGGCGGCTATCTGGTCGCCGAAGTCCATCAGTCCGGCGCTCTGCTTGCGGCGCCGGTAGTCCTCGACCAGGCGCAGCAGTTCCAGCCGGGCGCGGGCGGTGACGGGGACGGCCCGCAAGTCGTCGTTGCTGAGCTTGACGGTGGCGAGGGTGTCGAGCAGTTCCTCGTCGTACGCGCGCAGCGCGGCGGGTTCGACCAGGTGCTCGGCGAGTTCGCCGTCCAGGGCGGTCAGGTCGGCGACCAGGTTGGCGAAGGTGCCGGTCAGGGCGGGGAAGGGGCCGCGGGCGGTGCGCAGCACCTTGGCGGCGAGCTGGAAGCGGGTGGCGTCGGCGAGCAGCCGCACGTCCGGCTCGATGCCGATGCGCAGGCCGTGTTCCTTGAGCAGGCGGCCGGCGAAGGCGTGGTAGGTGGAGATCTCGGGTTCGCCGAGCGGTTCGGCGGCGTCCCGGTCGGCGACGCCGGCGCGCAGCAGGGCGGTGCGGACGCGTTCGGCGAGTTCGCCGGCG from Kitasatospora cathayae includes:
- a CDS encoding ATP-dependent DNA helicase, whose product is MTAVLSHPDQLKELLGIPFNREQMAAIGAPLAPAVIVAGAGSGKTTVMAARVVWLVGSGAVRPDEVLGLTFTNKAAGELAERVRTALLRAGVADRDAAEPLGEPEISTYHAFAGRLLKEHGLRIGIEPDVRLLADATRFQLAAKVLRTARGPFPALTGTFANLVADLTALDGELAEHLVEPAALRAYDEELLDTLATVKLSNDDLRAVPVTARARLELLRLVEDYRRRKQSAGLMDFGDQIAAAARLAQQRPEVGALLRGQFKVVLLDEYQDTSVAQRLMLAGLFGAGAGHPVTAVGDPCQAIYGWRGASVANLDDFPRHFPRADGRPADRYALSENRRSGGRLLAFANELAAPLRAVHEGVEALRPAPGAEQDGYVRAALLPTHAEEVDWLADSIAHLVRTGTAPGRIAVLCRGGAAFPDIHAALVAREVPVEVVGLGGLLQLPEVADLVAVCEVLQDPTANAALVRLLIGPRWRIGTRDLALLGRRAADLVRTERPEGVEALAAAVAEADPTEVVSLADAVETFLDADQPDDLPFSAEARVRFARLAAELRELRRSLADPLMDVLHRVLTVTGLEVELAASPQALAARRRETLHAFLDVAASFADLDGDPGLAAFLGFLRAAQEYERGLDSSLPGGEDTVKVLTAHKSKGLEWDVVAVPGLVKGAFPSGTARERWTSTKRVLPHALRGDAATLPDVRGGWTAKSMAAFKKELAEHSGTEELRLGYVAFTRPRSLLLASGHWWGPSQKTVRGPSAFLEQLRAHCEQPGAGEVEHWAEQPEKGAVNPALAAAVERPWPLPLDPAAQQARRRVAEVVRARIAVTRPFASGPSDPEPMAVEDQRQVASWDRDLTALLGELERSRRTAREVPLPPALSATQLLRLAADPDGFARDLARPMPRPPQPAARRGTRFHAWVQSRIEPLLLIEPGALPGADDDGIEDEQDLERLKEAFLRTPYAQRRPHRVEAPFQLVLAGRVVRGRIDAVYRDGDGVTESGGASRYEVVDWKTHREETADPLQLAVYRLAWAEQAGVDPEQVTASFLYVRSGRIVRPEGLPDRKELERLLIGNSD